In the genome of Scyliorhinus torazame isolate Kashiwa2021f chromosome 27, sScyTor2.1, whole genome shotgun sequence, one region contains:
- the trappc5 gene encoding trafficking protein particle complex subunit 5: MDTRFTRGKSPILERSITRPKTEVSLSAFALLFSEIVQYCQNRVYSVSELQNKLSELGQQVGVRILDVLVMREKNGKRETKVINVLLFIKVNVWKALFGKEADKLEQANDDDKTYYIIEKEPLINAYISVPKENSTLNCASFTAGVVEAILSYSGFPAKVTAHWHKGTTLMIKFDESVIARDKALDGR; this comes from the coding sequence ATGGACACGCGCTTCACCAGGGGCAAGTCTCCCATCCTGGAGCGCTCGATAACCCGCCCAAAGACCGAGGTCAGCCTCAGCGCCTTTGCCTTGCTCTTCTCTGAGATTGTGCAGTACTGCCAGAACCGGGTGTACTCTGTATCCGAGCTCCAGAACAAGCTGTCGGAGCTGGGCCAGCAGGTGGGCGTGCGCATCCTCGACGTGCTGGTGATGCGGGAGAAGAACGGCAAGCGGGAGACCAAGGTCATCAACGTGCTGCTCTTCATCAAGGTCAACGTGTGGAAGGCATTGTTCGGCAAGGAGGCGGACAAGCTGGAGCAGGCCAACGACGATGACAAGACCTACTACATAATCGAGAAGGAGCCGCTCATCAACGCTTACATCTCGGTGCCCAAGGAGAACAGTACGCTGAACTGCGCCTCTTTCACTGCGGGGGTTGTCGAGGCCATTCTCTCGTACAGTGGCTTCCCCGCAAAAGTGACTGCTCACTGGCACAAAGGCACCACGCTGATGATCAAGTTCGACGAGTCTGTCATTGCGCGCGACAAAGCTTTGGATGGCCGCTAG